Within Telopea speciosissima isolate NSW1024214 ecotype Mountain lineage chromosome 8, Tspe_v1, whole genome shotgun sequence, the genomic segment TTAGGAGTAACATGGTTAATGTGTAGTAATGTTAAAATTACATTATTGCCCTTAACTAAGTAAAGCAAGTAATAGTGCGGGAATCTTTAATGGTTAGAATCCTGTGGCCTTTTATCGCGATGAGAGAATGGACTATCCATAGACCACTTTgggaactccgaaaggctaaccTTAGTGATCAGTGGATAAGTAGCATCCTCCCATCTCCGGCGTGATAGAAACAATCATAGTAAATAGGTATAGCCTAAGTGTCAGCATTACCTAAGAGCCATGAATTATTTTGAGGAGATAGGTAcctacttgacttgagtgtgcagtgaactccgaaaggctaagctatcactcaggtggccaaagtATATTGGAGGTCAACCCGGAAGGCTAAGCTATGCATATTAAAGGCTTAGAAGACTCCAATTCACATTTTTTGACTGAAAAAGATGTTGATTTTGTGAGTTACCATTGGAATGTGATGCATGTTTCCTTAAGTATTTTGATGGTATGGTTGCTAATTAATTGCTTGTACGTTATTTGTAGACCCTAACTGCCATCAATATGACCAACAACAACGCCCTCAATTCCCTACTTAATGAAAATAGACTAACTGGGACTAATTACCCCGAGTGGAAGCAAAAGCTTATACTCGTTCTGAAGGCAGAGAagatccaccatgtcatttctaCTGATGGACCTCCCTTACCCCACACCACTGAAGGTGACGACTATGTAGCTTGGGAGACCTTCAAAGAGAATGACGCTCTGGCCACCGCCTATTTTCTTAGCTCCATTAATAAGAAACTCCAGACCTCATGTGATGACCTGGAATCGGCCAAGCATGTGATGGAACACTTAGAGTAGACTTTTGGCAAGCAAGATCGTCTTGCACGC encodes:
- the LOC122672193 gene encoding uncharacterized protein LOC122672193, translated to MADVAMLNGPASTLTAINMTNNNALNSLLNENRLTGTNYPEWKQKLILVLKAEKIHHVISTDGPPLPHTTEGDDYVAWETFKENDALATAYFLSSINKKLQTSCDDLESAKHVMEHLE